The Kribbella sp. NBC_00662 nucleotide sequence ATGGGTTACGCGGCCGCCCTGTCGTGGGCGATGTTCGCCCTCATCGGCGTGGCGACCGCCCTGCAGTTCGTACTCGCTCGCCGCTGGGTGCACTACGACGCCTGACCCGACCATGGATCGGAGCTCCACCATGACCTTGACAGCGACGCCGCCCAGCCAAGCCCGGCCGGTGCAACGCCGGCCACACACGCCCAGTCAGAACTCCGTCGCGCGAGTCCAGAAGACCAGCACCTACATCCTGCTGATCGCCGGCACCGCGGTCTTCGTGATCCCGTTCCTCTGGATGCTGACGACCTCGCTGAAGACCGCACAGGAAGTGCTCGCCTACCCGCCCAAGCTGCTGCCCGCGACACCGCAGTTCAGCAACTATCCGACCGCGTGGACGTCGTTGCCGTTCACCACGTTCCTGATCAACTCGATCATCATCACCGGCCTGTCGGTGATCGGGAACCTGGTGTCTTGCGTGCTACCGGCGTACGCGTTCGCCCGCCTGCGGGCACGCACCCGATCCGCCATGTTCGCCCTGATGGTCGCGACCATGGCGATCCCCGCCGAGGTGACGCTGGTGCCGACGTTCATCATGTTCAGCAAGCTCAACATGGTGAACACCTACTGGCCGCTGTTCCTGCCGGCCTGGTTCGGCTACGCCTTCTTCATCTTCCTGCTGCGCCAGTTCTTCCGGTCCATCCCGCAGGAGATCACCGACGCTGCCAGCATCGACGGCGCCGGTCACCTGCGCACCCTCTGGTCGATCTTCCTGCCGATGTCCAAACCGGCGATCGCGGCCGTCGCGATCTTCAGCTTCGTCGGCAACTGGAACAACTTCCTCACACCGCTGATCTACCTGCGGACGCAGAACAACTTCACGCTCGCGCTCGGCCTCAGCTTGTTCAAGGGCCAGTACGAGACGCAGTACAACCAAATGATGGCGGTCGGGATCATCTCCCTGCTCCCGATCCTCATCGTCTTCTTCCTCGCGCAACGGACCTTCGTCGAAGGTGTGCGACTGAGCGGTCTGGGGGGCCGATGAGCATGGTGTATCTCGTCAGCGAAGTGCGGTCGCCGCTGGTGGACTTCGGTTTTGCGGAGGTCCGCCAGGCTCTCGAGGCGGCCGGCCTCGAGGTCATCGGTCCCTCGCCGGGGCTCCGCGACGACCCACGTGTCACGCCGGTCATCGTCGTACGGACAGCCGGCTCGGCCAACGAGGTCGACGCGTTCATTGCCGGCGCCGACGGCCGGCCGGCCCCGACGTACCCGGACGAGTCCTTCACGATCACCGGCAACGGCGGACGGGTCGTCGTCGAAGCCGTCCACCCGCGCGGCCTCCTGTACGGCTGCCTCGAGGTCGCCGACCTTGTCCGTTCACAGAGCTGGACCGATGAGGGACTCGAGGTGAGGAAATCACCCTCGCTCGCCGTCCGTGGCGTCAAGTTCAACCTGCCCTACGAGCCCTACTCCAACGGCGATCCGTTCAAGGAGAACCTCGAGACCTGTTTCGATCTGGAGTTCTGGCGCGACTACCTCGACGAACTCGCCCGCAACCGCTACAACTGCCTGAGCTTGTGGTCGCTGCACCCGTTCCATCTGATGGTGAGCTCCCCCGAGTTCCGCGACGCGAATCCTTTCACCGACGAGGAGATCGCCGACCACGAGCGGTTCTTCCACGCGCTGTTCGGCCACGCCCGAGATCGCGGGATCGACATCTATCTGTTCACCTGGAACATCTACCTGCCCGAGCCGGTGGCTCGTGGTCTCGGCCTGCCGGCCGCCTTGGCGAACAGCAGTGAAGGCACCGAGACCATCAATCGCTGGGACGCTGCGCGGGCCAGGCAACGCGCCCCACAGGTGTCCGCGTACTACGAGGAGATGATCTACCGCCTGCTCATCACCTATCCCGAACTGGATGGCATCGGGACCAGTGGTAGCGAGGCCATGAGCGGGACGGGCAGCGAGAAGGAGCAGTGGGTGGTCGACACCTACCTCCGGGGAATCGAGCGCTCCGGACGGAGGGTCAAGTTCCTGAACCGCACGAATATGCAAAGCACCGCCGACATCATCGCGCTGGCGAAGCCGAGGATCGATCCGAGTCGCTTCTACATCAGCTGGAAGTACTCGATCGCGCACTGCTACTCACATCCCCGTCCTGCCTTCGAGGACTTGCAGCACGCGTGGGACGGGGTGGATCTCGAGGAGACACAACTCCTGTTCACCGTGCGGAACGACGATGTTCACACGCATCGCTGGGGTGATGTGGAATACGTTCGGGAGTACGTCCGCGCGATCGCCGAGAAGAACTACGTCCACGGCTTCTACTGGGGCGCGGACGGATACCTCTGGGCCCGTGACTTCCAGCATGTCGACCACGGCCACAAGGCCTGGCGCTGGGACTTCGAACGACACCGGCTCCAGTTCCAGCTGTGGGGCCGGCTCGCCTACGATCCCGACACCGCTTCCGATGTCTTCGAACGCTTGGCACGGATCGACCACGGCGACGACGCTTCGAACCTGTACGAAGGGCTCCGGCACGCGTCGAGAATCATCCCCGCGGTCAATCGCCTGTGCTGGCGGGACCTCGACTTCCAGTGGCATCCGGAAGGCTGCCTGACGCGCGACCACGGCCTCCGGACAGTGCTCGACTTCCTCGACAGCTCCCCTATGCCCGGCGTCGGAACGATCGGTATCCGCGAGTTCGCCAAGGCCGAACGAAACGGCGGAACGTCTGCCGAGACTCCCCTCGACGTGATCGCGCTACTGACCGAGGAGTCACGCACGGCCGAGGAGTTCGCAGCGGCGGCAGAGGACCGCGACCCGGCATGGCGGGAACCGCTCGCCGCCTGCGCCATCCTCGACCTGCGAGCCACGGCTGCACTGGGCAGGTACTACGCGGCGAAGATCGAGGCAGCTTTGGAACTCGCCCGCGCCGAGGAGCGCGGTGAGCCGGGGCACGCCGTACGAGCGGCCGAACTGCTCGACGAGGCGGTCGAACACTGGAAAACCCTCGGCTTCTTCTGGAGTCAGCACTACCGGCCGTACCAGATGGCACGCGTCGACCGGATCTTCGGCTATCCGTTCTACCTCGACGACGTACGCCGCGACGTACACCTCGCGCGCGCTTTCGGGGACAACCTTCCACAAGGAGAAGTCACACCATGACGTTCGTGCCGACCGAGGTCGATCCCGGTTTGCTGCCCTCGCGGGTGCTTGCATCCGGAGCACCCATCCCCCCGATCGGAATGGGCACCTTCGGCTCCGACCGCTACTCCGCGGACGAGATCGCCGCCGCGGTCGCGGGGGCGATCCGCAGCGGCTACCGCCTGATCGACTGCGCTGCCGTCTACGGCAACGAGGCGGAGATCGGCGTCGTACTGGAGAGCGCTATCGCGGAGGTCGCACCTCGCGAGGACCTCTTCGTCATGTCGAAGGTCTGGAACGATGCGCACGCCCCCGCGGACGCTGTGGGCTCTGTCCAAAGGTCGTTGCGACAGCTCCGACTCGAGTACCTCGACGCCGTGTTCGTGCATTGGCCCTTCCCCAACCATCACCCGCCGCACGCGGCGGCCGAGATGCGCGACCCGCTGGCCACGCCGTACGTGCATGAGCGGTACATGGAGCTGTGGCACGCGCTCGAGAACCTCGTCGACGCCGGCCTGGTGCGCCACCTCGGTACGTCGAACGTGACGATCCCGAAGCTCGAGCTCATCCTCCGCGACGCCCGCATCGCTCCCGCTCTCATCGAGATGGAACTGCACCCGTGCTTCCAGCAGCCGGAGTTGTTCCGGTACGCCGTGGACCACGCCGTCCAACCCGTCGGCTACTCCCCCTTGGGCTCGCCCTCACGTCCCGAACGCGACCGTAGCGACGACGATCTGGTCGACGTGGATCACCCCATCGTCCGGCGCATCGCAGAGAACCACGGAGTACATCCGGCCCTCATCTGCCTGAAGTGGGCCGTCGCGCGCGGTCAGATCCCGATCCCGTTCTCCGTCAAGCCGGAGCAGTACGCCGCGAACATCGCCGCCGTGCTGTCCGACCCGCTGACACCTGCCGAGATCGAGGACATGCGCGGAGTCGAACGCAACAACCGCCTCATCAAGGGACAGGTGTTCCTCTGGCAGGGATCGGAGTCGTGGCTGGACCTGTGGGACGTCGACGGCACGATCCCGGGCTGGAACGGCTACGGTTCCCCCCGCGCCCGAGACGACCGCTGATCAGGAAGAGAAGGTCATCATGCTCAACCACGAGCTCATCCACCCACCGCTCCTCGAGGCCCTGGCGGTCGCCGGGCACGGTTCCCGCATCCTTCTTGCCGACGGCAACTATCCCTACCTGACGAAGATCAATCCGGCGGCCCGCCTCGTGCATCTGAACCTCGCACCCGGCGTGCTCACGGTGACCGACATCCTGCCGCTGATCCAGACCGCGGTGAACTTCGAGAGCGCCGTCGTGATGCGCCCCGCCGAAGGGGTGGACGCGTCCGTGCAGGAGGAGTACCGCAAGTTGCTCGGCAGCGACGTGCCGATGGAGCAGGTCGACCGGTTCGAGTTCTACGACATCGTCCGCTCCCCCGACGTCGGTCTGGTCATCGCGACCGGCGAAGAGCGTTTGTACGCGAACCTGCTGCTGACGATCGGGCTCCGCTCCCGAGGTAACGGATAGCCCGGTGCCCTGGGGCGGTCAGCTGCTGATCTTGAACTTCGCGGACGTCGCCAGCTCGGCCAGTTGGCGGGTGGTGAAGACCGGTTGCGTCAACGGGGATCGTCCCTCGCGGTCGGTCTTCTTGGCCTGCGCGAGGTTCACGACGGTGCCGTCGTCGTACCGGTAGGTGGCCCACTGGTCGTAGCTGTCGTGGCCCTTGGTGGTCACGACGCCGACCTGCTTGCCGCCGACGTTCATCACGGTGCAGGTGCCGGTCCCACCCCAGAACTGCTGCGCCAGCGTGCACAGCGCGATCGCCGGCTTTCCGGTAGGCGTGGTCGACTGCACCAGCAGCTGGCCGACGCGCTCACCTCTCTGCACCGGGATGATGGCCTGGTACTCCCAGTAGTCCTGCTCGCCGTCGTTCGACGCGTACTGCGCCTGCGGCCACCTCATCGAGCGACCATCCGGGTACTTCAGGTTCGGCGTGCTGAACCCCGGCGGTACTGCGGCGCTCAGGTCGTTCATCAGCGTCACGGCCCGGTCGGCGCGAGGGCCGGCGCTCGCCGTCCGGTCCACCTGGCCCTCCGGCCACGGGTCACCGGACTTCCGCGTCGTCGTCGGCGTCACCGTGGAGGCCGACTGCGGCGTCGGCACCGACGGCGTCGTACCGGTGCTGCCGGCAACCATCTGGCCCGCCGACCGGCTGCCGGTGTAGTGCCCGACCAGTGCGGGACCGGCTCCGATGCCAACCACCAGTGTGGCGACGGCGGCCCCGGCCACCACCGTCGTACGACGCTTGCGCGCCCGGCGGGCCTGGTCGAGAGCAAGCGCAGGGTCCATCGACGGCGGCGGACTGCTGCGCACCATCAAGTCGTGCAGGGCCTCGCTGAGATCCTCTTCGTTCATCGAACTTTCTCCTCTTCAAGCAAACCGCGCAGCGTCGCCAGCCCACGCGCGGCCTGGCTCTTGACATTTCCTGCCGAGCAATCGAGCAGCGCGGCGGTCTGCTCGACGGACTGGTCCTCCCAGTACCGCAGTACGAGCACGGCGCGTTGCCTCGGCGGCACCTTCGCGAGCGCCTCCAGCAACACCAGCCGTTCGTCGGGCAGGCCGGACGGCGGCGCCGCCCGCTCGGCCTCCGCAGACCCGACCGACTCGTGCCGGAACCACCCTCGGCGCCGCTCGGACAGGAACGTCCGGATCAGCGTCTGCCTGGTGTAGCTGTCCATCACCTCGTGGCGCTGGATGCGGCGCCACACCAGATAGATCTTCGTGAACGTCTGCTGGACCAGGTCCTCCGCTCGATGCCAGTCGCCACACAGCAGGTACGCCGTACCGCGCATGGCGTCGGACCGTGCCGCGAAGTACGCCTCGAACGCGGCGTCCCGATCACTCATCTGTCCTCCCCGTCCTTGATACCGGGTTAGACACGCCTACGAGCCCGAAGTTGGTTGCATCCGCCTGATGAGGATGATGGGACGGTGGGTACTTCGCCGACCGATCGGCCTGTCGTGCTGGTTCACGGGTGGCCGGTCACCGAGCTGCACTGGCAACCTCTGCTGCCGCTCCTGCAGGCGAGCGGCTTCACGCCGATTCCCATCACCCTGCCGGGGCTCGGCCGACCGGCGGCGGGCGTACCCAGTTTCAGGAAGAGCGACCTCGCCAAGTGGCTCCGGGACGATCTCAGCCGCCGCGGCCTCACGCGTTTCTCGCTGGTAGGCCACGACTGGGGCGGCACCGTCGCGCTTCTCCTGGCCGCGGCGATGCCGGCAGCCGTGAACGCGATCGTCATCGAGGAGGAGATCCTGCCCGGGATCGACGTCGACGTGCCCGCACCGGGCGCCGACCACTACCCGACCTGGCACGGACCTTTCAACCGCACCCCCGGCCTCGCCGAACAGCTCGTCCCCGGACGAGAAGACGCCTACTACGGAACCTTCCTCCACCAGAGCGCCGGCCCACCCGGCCTCGCCCCGGACACCGTCCGCTCCTACATCGACGCCTACACGACGTCCGACGCCCTCGAAGCCGGCCTCGGCTACTACCGCTCCCGCCCCGACGACATCATCGACGTACGCCGACTCCAACAGAGCCCGATCCACACCCCTACCCTCGCCATCGGAGGCCGCTACGCGATGGGCCCCGCCGTCGCGGCCGGCCTCCGCACCCTCTCCACAGACGTCACCGCCCTCGTCCTGGACCATTCCGGCCACTACCCCGCCGAACAGGAACCGGTCCCCACAGCCCAAGCCGTCATCGAGTTCCTCAACAGCCGTGTTGAGGGCACGACGGACCGGCCTTCGGTTTGACCGAAGGCCGGTGTCGTGTGGGTCAGATCGGCAGTGGGTCGTAGTTGGCGCCGAAGGGGGCGTCGGGGCGGGCGAACTCGCCCATCAGGGCTCGGCGGAGGGGTGTGGTGCGCTCGAGGAACTCGGGGTCGTTGCTCAGGCGGTCGGCCGGGCGGACCCACGGTGGGCTGTAGACGTAGTGGGTGGTGAAGCGGTCGTAGTCGCCGTCATGGCGGTAGGTGCGGTGCCAGACGCCGTTGTGGAAGACCAGGGCGGCGCCGGCCTCGGCGCAGATGACGTGGCCGATCGCGATGTCGCCCTTGTTCTTCCGGATGGAATCAGGCAGCGGGACCCGCGAGCGGTGGCTGCCGGGGATCAGTTCCATGTTGCCCATGCCGGGCACGGTCTGGTCGGTGAGCAGGTACGACACCCGGAGCTGGATCAACGGAACGGGGTAGCCCAGGTCCTTGAAGTCGAACGCCGACGATCCGTCCTGGTGCCAACCGCCGTTCCCCGCGTGCGCCGGTTGCATGGTGTTCCAGCCTGCCTGCAGGACGAATCGATCGCCGAGCAGCCCCTGGACCTTCGGAAGCACGTCGGGATGATCGATCAGCCGCTCGAGCACCGGCTCGCTCTCGTAGGTCCGGCCGATCTGCCCGAACTCGCGGTCGCGGCTCTCGTGCAGACGCTGCGACACGTCGTACGCCTCCGCGGCCTCGTCCTTGGTCAAGACGTTGGGGATCAGGAAGTAGCCCCACGACTCGAAGATGAAGCGGTCGGTCTCGGTCAGCTGCCCTTTGTCTACGACGGGATCAAGCATCGCTCAGCCCTCTTCTTCAGATAGTCGCCGCGGATGGTTGCGGACACCATGCAATTCTGACGCCACTCGTATACCGATAAACATCCAACTCCCACAAAAGATGTCGTGGGCACCTTTCGGCGGTCGTCAGCTCCGGACGCCGCGTCTGGCCAGCCAGGAATCGGTCAGGATCTCGGTCAGTTCGGCCTCTTCGAGGCGGTCGAGCCAGGCCCAGATCGACACCTTGACCTTGAACGTCTGCACCGCGAAGAAGGTGTCGGAGCGGTCGGCGAGCGCGTCGCGGGAATCGAGGTCGAGGCTCCAGAACTGCAGGATCTCCCGCCCCGCCTCGTCCCACCGCAGTCTCGCGAACGGATGGCGCCCGACGTCGACCGTCGGCGAACCCTCGTGCGCACGCCCCGGCTTCGCGCCGGCCAGTCGCCCGGCAATCCGCTCGACATCCCGCCAGGTCGCCATTGACCCAATGTCTCATGACAGGCAGGCAGCAGACGCGTACGGCAGCCGGAGGCTAGGTCCAGTGCGGCGGGCGGATCAGCCGGTCCGGGAGCGTCGTACTGCCGTCGCCGCGGGTCGCGTTGACCTGCATCTGAGTCAGGAAGATGCTCCGCGCGACGTGCGCGCCGCGCAGGTCGGCGTTCCGGAGATCGGCGCCGATCAAGTCGGCCGAGGTGAGGTCGGCGCGTCGCAGGTCGGCGCCGATCAGGTAGGAGCTGCGCAGGTCAGCACCCCGCAGGTCGGCACCGACCAGGTCCGCACCCATCAGGTCCGCGCCCATCAGGTCCGCACCGCGTCGGTTCAGCGGTCGGGTCGAGACACCGGCACGAACGAGCTCGCTCGTGCGTAGCAGCAGGTCGTTGATCCGTGCACGGTGGGCGGTGACGTCCATCGCCACGAGCAACTCCGGGCTGCCCATCGCCAGCCGTTCGGTGTCGTCGTACGCACGCCTGAGCGCACCGCGAAGGGAAGGTGCCAGCTCGAGGGCCTCGGTCAGGTACCAGAGCAGCTCATGCAGCAGCCGCACCACCGAGAACACCTCGAACATCTGCGCGCCCGAGTCCGCCGCCTGCCGCCAGCTACGGCCGCCGAAGGTGACCTGCGTGACCTTCTGGCCGGCACCGAAGCAGTCGTAGACCGTGCAGCCGGGGAAGCCGCCGTCCCGAAGTCGCGCGTGGATGCCGCAGCGGAAATCGTGCTTCAGGTTCGGGCACGGTTCACCGGCCGGCTTGTCGATGGCGAAGTCAGCGGACGCAGTCATCGCGAGCGCCACACAGCACAGGCCGACACACTGCGCGCAGTCGGCACGCAGCTCCAAGCCTTGCACTGGCCGGTCGGACATCTCCCTGCCGAGGCTAGAGCGTGCCGCTGCAAATCGCATCAGCCGCGCCGTCCAGGTCGCGGCCTTCGGGGCCTGGACGGCGTGGCCGGAGTCGATCGCCGACTGTCGGACCCGCTCCGCCTCGACTGCCGTCGTCACTGCCCCCGACTGCATTCTTTACCCGATGTGTGCGGAGCTCCAGAGATACGTGTCGTATCCGGAAGTGCCACCGCCAGGCGCCAGCGTCGTCGCGTCAGAGTCGAACGCCACGTGCTGTCCGTCGTCGGAGATCGCCGGGCCGTGACTGCCGTTACGGCCGTTCACCTGGGTCTGGTCCTGGCCGGACGTGATCCAGTGGAGCGAATTGGTCCTCCGGTCGAGCCGGAACACGTCGCTGAGCTCCCCTTCATCCGTGCGAGTCAGGCGCGCAGTCGTCCCGAAGGTGACGTACCGCCCGTCCGCAGAGATGCCCGTCCGGAAGGCGGCGCCGATCGCCAACGCGGGCTGACCCGAGTAGTCGACGGAGATCAGCTCGAGCCGATCGGTACGGAGATCGCGGAGCCAGATGTTCGGAACCGGATCCATTCCCGGCATCCACCCGATGACCGTGAAGACCACGAACCGCCCGTCCTTCGAGATGGTCGGCTTCCCGGCCTCGAGCGCATCGGACCGCGGATCCACCGTCACACCGCGCGAAACCACGCGAGTCTTGTTCGTACCGCGGTCCCGTACAGCCACCTCGGCATTCGAAGCGAAAGCGACGAAGCGGCCGTTCGCCGAGATCGTGGGATCACCCGACGAGTGCGCCGACTGGTTCCCGCCGACGGTCAGCGAAACGCGTTCGGTCCGTCCGCCCTGGAGATCCCGTACGAAGACATCTCCGGTCTGGTTCGTATCGCCTGCCACCAGGTTCGTCGATCCCGACGTGAACGCCACCTGCAGACCGTCGGCCGAGATCTCCGGCTGGTCCGCACCTCGATCCGCCTGACCGCCGCGGCCGACCGACACCAGCGTCGTACGTCCGGTCCGCAGATCGCGGACGAAGACATCCGGGCTGTTGTTGGTGTCACCGGGCAGCAGGTTCGAAGCGGAAGAACTGAAGGCGACGAACCGCCCGTCGGCCGAGATCGAGCCTTGCCCGCTCTCCTGGTTCCCCTGAATCCCGCCGACCCCGACCGATGCCAGCGTCGTACGGCCGGTCTCGGTGTCGCGGACGAAGACATCCCGTTGGCCGTTGGTGTCATTGGCCACGAGGTCGGTCGCGTACGACGAGAAGACGACGTACCGCCCGTCAGCCGACACTCCGACGCCCTTCTCGGTCCCTGGGAACACACCGCCGTTGCCACCACCTCCAGCAGCTCCGACCGACACGAGGCCGATCGTGCCCCCGCTCCGATCGCCGCCGGCACTCGCCGGTACAGCGACCGCGCCCACCGGTACTGCGGCTACTGCGAGCACTGCAAGAGCAGTACGAATCGGTCGACGGTTTTTGATGGTGTGAACAAGTGTCACGATGTCCCCCCTTTGGACACCTGCTAGATGCAGCCACAAGGCAGGAAGTTGCACGTCGGGCATCACCTGGTCAGAGCTGGCTCGCAGCGCCTTGGTGTCTGGCCACGCGAGCTCGGTTGCCACAGGGTGGGCCGCACCAGGTTTGGTTGGTACGGCGCTGGAAGAACAGTTGTCCGCAGCCAGGGGCATCGCAGAAGGCCAGATCCGCCCGCGGGATCGCCAGGATGTCGCGGACCTCGGCGGCGAGCCGACACAGCAGCACAGTGAAAGGCCGTGGTGAACCGAGCGGCTGGGACACGACCGACCCAGGCGCGTCCCCCAAGAGTGCGACCTCCGGGCAACTTTCCAGCGCGTCGTTCACAGTGTGCGCATCCGCACTCCGCCACTCCCCATGGCCGGCCGCGGACCGCAACAGCCTGAGAGCCGCATCGCGGAGCTCCAGGAACGCCCGTACGTCGTGCTCGGTCACCACATCCGGTCGGGGCGCGGGCAGCGCCGCCGCATCGAGCCAGGACTCGAGATCGGCGACCGTCGTCACGAGCTCATGCTCGGTCCAGCCACGCCGGATGACCGTGTTCGCGAAGTCGAGCGCAGGCTCTCCCTCCAGCCACTCCCAGGTCGGTGTGCCGTTCACGCCTTCACCCTAGGGCAACACGCTAACGGTTTGAAGATCTAGAACCATTAATTTAGCGTCAGAGGATGGACACTTCACGCCGCCGACTCATCGCCCTGTGCGCCGTGCAGTTCATCGACGTGATGGGCGTGACCGTCGTCGTTTCGGCCTTACCGCGGATGATCGCCGACCTCGACGGGTCTCCCGCACAGGTAGGGCTCCTGGTGCCGGTGTACGCGGTCGGCTTCAGCAGCCTGCTGTTACTCGCCGCGAAACTCGGCGATCGGCATGGGCACCGTCGGGTGCTGATCACCGGACTCTCGCTCTTCGCGGCAGGCTCGGTCGTCGCAGCGACCGCCCCCGGCATGACTTGGTTGATCGCAGGGCGAGCCATGCAAGGTGTGGCCGCGGCCATCTCGGTACCGAACGCGCTCGTGCTGCTCACCAGGACCGCCTCCAGAGCAGACCGCGACCGAGCACTGGGTCTTTGGAATGCCACCGGTGGTCTCGCCGGCGCGGTCGGCCTGTTGGCCGGCGGACTGACAACCTCAGCGGTGAGTTGGCGAGCCATCTTCTGGGGGAACCTCGTCCTGACAGCGATCCTGATGGCGACGCTCCTCCGCCTGGTGGAGCGAGACCAGAAAGATCGGCGCCCAACGCCGGGGATCGACCTGTGGTCGGTCATTTTCCAGGTGACAGCGGTGGCGGCGATCGTGGCTGCCGCCAACACGTCGGCGAGAGTCTGGGCGATCCCGACTGCTCTCGGACTGACCGCGATCGTGGCAGCAGTCCTGCTGGTACGCCGCGAGCGCCGTACTCCGAAGCCCTTGGTACCGGCCGGCCTGTGGCGTCCCGGATTTGTTGCCGGGCTGCTCGGGTCGTTCGGCGTCACGGCCACCACCAGTTCGCTTGTGGTTGTCGCCACGATCTATCTGCAGGATGCCGACGGATTCAGCCCGGCAAGTGCGGGCTTGATGATCCTGCCGTTCAGCGTTGCCGTCGTCATCGCGGCCGCCGTGGCAGGACGATTGATGCCACGCAGCGGACCGCGGAAGCTCTTGCTGGGTGGATTGTTGTTGATACTCGCGGGTGCAACGGCTGCGGCGATCTGGTCTTCGACAAGCGCCCTCGTTGCCGGACTGGTGCTCGCGGGCCTCGGAAACGGTGCGGGCGCCGTGGCGGCGTACGGGCTCGGTACTGCCGTTCGTCCCGAGCAGCAGGGCAGTGCTGCAGGTCTGCTCAACACGGCAGCGCAGATCGGGACAGCGACGATGGTGGCCGCCACGGTCGCGGTGGCGACCGCGACAACGCGCGACAACGGTCTCGACTATCGCTCCGGCTGGCTCACGATTGTTGGTACGGCAGTGGTTGTCGTCCTAGGCGTTGCCGTCATGACCAGAGCCTCCGGCTCCCGGGCGGGAGCGGCTGTGCATGCGAGTCGGGTACTGGCAGGGCATCACCACACAGTTGGAGAGGACAAACGGGATGCCCGGCGATGTTGTTGATCTGATCATGCAGGACCACCGCGAGGTCGAGCGGCTGTTCGACGAGCTCAAGGAGAATCCGGAGAAGCGGCCGAACCTGCTGCCGGTGCTGACCACCTTGCTGACCGCGCACAGCCGGGCCGAGGAAGCGGAGGTCTATCCGGTCGCCGCATCCGAAGCCGGCGAGAAGGACGAGGTGTCGCACAGCCAGCAGGAGCACATCGAGGCCGACCAGCTGCTCGCGAAACTCGCCGAGACCGATCCGACCTCGGCCGCGTTCGACAAGGCACTGCAGAACCTGATCGACGCCGTCTCGCACCACGTCGAGGAAGAAGAGACCAAGGTCCTGCCCGGAATGCGGTCCAACCTGTCCGACGAACGCCGTACCCAGCTCGGCGATGCCTTTATTGCCAGCCGCAAGCAACACCTCGGCGAACAACCCGGCGACATCACCCGCGACCAACTCGCCCAGCAGGCGAGCAACGCGGACATCTCGGGCACTTCCGGGCTGACCAAGGACGAAC carries:
- a CDS encoding carbohydrate ABC transporter permease; this encodes MTLTATPPSQARPVQRRPHTPSQNSVARVQKTSTYILLIAGTAVFVIPFLWMLTTSLKTAQEVLAYPPKLLPATPQFSNYPTAWTSLPFTTFLINSIIITGLSVIGNLVSCVLPAYAFARLRARTRSAMFALMVATMAIPAEVTLVPTFIMFSKLNMVNTYWPLFLPAWFGYAFFIFLLRQFFRSIPQEITDAASIDGAGHLRTLWSIFLPMSKPAIAAVAIFSFVGNWNNFLTPLIYLRTQNNFTLALGLSLFKGQYETQYNQMMAVGIISLLPILIVFFLAQRTFVEGVRLSGLGGR
- a CDS encoding aldo/keto reductase family protein → MTFVPTEVDPGLLPSRVLASGAPIPPIGMGTFGSDRYSADEIAAAVAGAIRSGYRLIDCAAVYGNEAEIGVVLESAIAEVAPREDLFVMSKVWNDAHAPADAVGSVQRSLRQLRLEYLDAVFVHWPFPNHHPPHAAAEMRDPLATPYVHERYMELWHALENLVDAGLVRHLGTSNVTIPKLELILRDARIAPALIEMELHPCFQQPELFRYAVDHAVQPVGYSPLGSPSRPERDRSDDDLVDVDHPIVRRIAENHGVHPALICLKWAVARGQIPIPFSVKPEQYAANIAAVLSDPLTPAEIEDMRGVERNNRLIKGQVFLWQGSESWLDLWDVDGTIPGWNGYGSPRARDDR
- a CDS encoding RbsD/FucU family protein — encoded protein: MLNHELIHPPLLEALAVAGHGSRILLADGNYPYLTKINPAARLVHLNLAPGVLTVTDILPLIQTAVNFESAVVMRPAEGVDASVQEEYRKLLGSDVPMEQVDRFEFYDIVRSPDVGLVIATGEERLYANLLLTIGLRSRGNG
- a CDS encoding SigE family RNA polymerase sigma factor, whose amino-acid sequence is MSDRDAAFEAYFAARSDAMRGTAYLLCGDWHRAEDLVQQTFTKIYLVWRRIQRHEVMDSYTRQTLIRTFLSERRRGWFRHESVGSAEAERAAPPSGLPDERLVLLEALAKVPPRQRAVLVLRYWEDQSVEQTAALLDCSAGNVKSQAARGLATLRGLLEEEKVR
- a CDS encoding alpha/beta fold hydrolase — translated: MGTSPTDRPVVLVHGWPVTELHWQPLLPLLQASGFTPIPITLPGLGRPAAGVPSFRKSDLAKWLRDDLSRRGLTRFSLVGHDWGGTVALLLAAAMPAAVNAIVIEEEILPGIDVDVPAPGADHYPTWHGPFNRTPGLAEQLVPGREDAYYGTFLHQSAGPPGLAPDTVRSYIDAYTTSDALEAGLGYYRSRPDDIIDVRRLQQSPIHTPTLAIGGRYAMGPAVAAGLRTLSTDVTALVLDHSGHYPAEQEPVPTAQAVIEFLNSRVEGTTDRPSV
- a CDS encoding phytanoyl-CoA dioxygenase family protein is translated as MLDPVVDKGQLTETDRFIFESWGYFLIPNVLTKDEAAEAYDVSQRLHESRDREFGQIGRTYESEPVLERLIDHPDVLPKVQGLLGDRFVLQAGWNTMQPAHAGNGGWHQDGSSAFDFKDLGYPVPLIQLRVSYLLTDQTVPGMGNMELIPGSHRSRVPLPDSIRKNKGDIAIGHVICAEAGAALVFHNGVWHRTYRHDGDYDRFTTHYVYSPPWVRPADRLSNDPEFLERTTPLRRALMGEFARPDAPFGANYDPLPI
- a CDS encoding pentapeptide repeat-containing protein, whose amino-acid sequence is MTASADFAIDKPAGEPCPNLKHDFRCGIHARLRDGGFPGCTVYDCFGAGQKVTQVTFGGRSWRQAADSGAQMFEVFSVVRLLHELLWYLTEALELAPSLRGALRRAYDDTERLAMGSPELLVAMDVTAHRARINDLLLRTSELVRAGVSTRPLNRRGADLMGADLMGADLVGADLRGADLRSSYLIGADLRRADLTSADLIGADLRNADLRGAHVARSIFLTQMQVNATRGDGSTTLPDRLIRPPHWT
- a CDS encoding TolB family protein, which translates into the protein MTLVHTIKNRRPIRTALAVLAVAAVPVGAVAVPASAGGDRSGGTIGLVSVGAAGGGGNGGVFPGTEKGVGVSADGRYVVFSSYATDLVANDTNGQRDVFVRDTETGRTTLASVGVGGIQGNQESGQGSISADGRFVAFSSSASNLLPGDTNNSPDVFVRDLRTGRTTLVSVGRGGQADRGADQPEISADGLQVAFTSGSTNLVAGDTNQTGDVFVRDLQGGRTERVSLTVGGNQSAHSSGDPTISANGRFVAFASNAEVAVRDRGTNKTRVVSRGVTVDPRSDALEAGKPTISKDGRFVVFTVIGWMPGMDPVPNIWLRDLRTDRLELISVDYSGQPALAIGAAFRTGISADGRYVTFGTTARLTRTDEGELSDVFRLDRRTNSLHWITSGQDQTQVNGRNGSHGPAISDDGQHVAFDSDATTLAPGGGTSGYDTYLWSSAHIG
- a CDS encoding ABATE domain-containing protein, with the translated sequence MNGTPTWEWLEGEPALDFANTVIRRGWTEHELVTTVADLESWLDAAALPAPRPDVVTEHDVRAFLELRDAALRLLRSAAGHGEWRSADAHTVNDALESCPEVALLGDAPGSVVSQPLGSPRPFTVLLCRLAAEVRDILAIPRADLAFCDAPGCGQLFFQRRTNQTWCGPPCGNRARVARHQGAASQL